The Schaalia dentiphila ATCC 17982 sequence GAGCCTTCTCGCGATGCTCGGGCAGCTGAATCTCGGAGGCATCCTTGGTGGGGGCCGCAGGCTCGTCCGAGTGATCGACCGGCTCGGGCAGGTCGATGCGCACGGGCAGTTCGGGCAGCGGAGCGGACTCGGCGACGCGGCGGCGACGACGAGGACGCTTGGTCGCGCTTTCCTCGGCCTTCTCGGCGGCGGGCTTGGACGCGGATTCCTCAGCGGGAGCCTCGGGCGCTGCAACCTGCTCGAGGGAAGAAGCCTCGGGTTCCTTGACCTCGGTCGAAACGGCGCGCGTGCGGCGCTTCTTGGTGGGCGCCGGCTCCGCGGCCGCGCTTTCCTCTTCCTTACGGGTCGAGGCAGCGGCGATCGCGCTCAGAGCCTCCTTGGCGCGCTCATGATCGGCATTGTCCTCGATACGGCGAGGCTCAGCCTTCTTCTGTTGCTTCTTCGAACCCTTCGAGCCCTTCGAAGGCTGTTCGGCCCCGGAGGTTTCCACAGGGTGCTGGTGAACGATGAAGCCGCGGCCCTCGCAGGCCTCGCACGAGGAGGAGAAAGCCTCGACGAGGCCCTCACCCACGCGCTTACGGGTCATCTGCACGAGGCCCAGGGACGTAATCTCGGTGACCTGGTGGCGCGTACGGTCGCGTCCCAGGCACTCCACCAGGCGACGCAGCACGAGGTCACGGTTGGATTCGAGGACCATGTCCACGAAGTCGATGATGACGATGCCACCGATGTCGCGCAGGCGCAGCTGGCGCACGATCTCTTCGGCGGCCTCGAGGTTGTTACGGGTCACCGTCTCCTCGAGCGTGCCGCCGGCACCGATGAACTTGCCGGTGTTGACGTCAATGACGGTCATCGCCTCGGTGCGGTCGATGATCAGGGTGCCGCCCGAGGGCAGCCACACCTTACGGTCCATGCCCTTCGCGAGCTGTTCGTCGATGCGATGCGCGCGGAAGACGTCCTCCGTGCCCACCCACTGCTCGACGCGATCGGAGAGCTCAGGGCTGAGCTCGTCGACGTATTCCTTGACGGTCGCATAGGTGTCACGGCCCTCGATCACGAGCTTCGAGAAGTCCTCATTGAAGATGTCGCGCACGACGCGCACGGCCAGCTCAGGCTCCCCGCGCAGCAGCGTCGGGGCGCTCTTCGTGTTGGTGCGCTTCTTCTCGATATCCTCCCACTGACGGGTCAGGCGAGCGACATCGTCGCGAATCTGCTCCTCCGTCGCGCCTTCCGCGGCGGTACGCACGATGACGCCCGAGCCGGAGGGCACGACAGCCTTGAGGATCTTCTTCAGGCGAGCGCGTTCCTTGTCCGGCAGCTTACGGGAGATGCCCATCATGGACCCGCCGGGGATGAGGACCAGGTAGCGGCCGGCCAGCGTGATCTGGGAGGTCAGGCGGGCACCCTTATGGCCGATCGGGTCCTTCGTCACCTGAACGAGGACCGGATCGCCAGACTTCAGCGCCGCCTCGATACGACGGGGCTTGCCCTCCATGCCGACGGCGTCCCAATTGACCTCGCCGGCGTACAGGACGGCGTTGCGTCCGCGGCCGACGTCGACGAATGCCGCTTCCATCGAGGGAAGCACGTTCTGGACGCGGCCCAGGTAGATGTTGCCGACCATCGAGGACTGCGTGCGACGCGCGACGTAGTGCTCGACGAGCAGGCCGTCTTCGAGAATGGCGATCTGATCGAGGCCGTCTTGGTCGCGGATGACCATCGTGCGCTCGACCGACTCACGGCGCGCGAGGAACTCGGATTCGGAGATGGAGTGGCGACGGCGGCCTTCGCGGCGGCCTTCGCGGCGACGCATCTTCTTCGCCTCCAGGCGCGTGGACCCCTTGAGGGCCTGGACCTGGTCCGCGGGATCGCCACCTTCCTCGGAGGAGGCGGAGCTGCGCGCGCGGCGGCGACGACGGCGACGACCGGAGGTTTCCTCCTCGTCCGAGGAGTCGGAGTCCTGCGCGGGTGCGTCGGCCTTGTCGGCGTCTTCCTGGGCGGGGGCCGAGGCCTCGTCCGCCTTCTTGGAGCGACGGCGCCGACGGGTCTTCGGCTCGGCGGACGCCTCCTCAGACTCAGACTCGGAGGCGGGAGCCTCGGGGGCTTCGACGGCATCGGCTTCATCAGCTGATTTCTTCGAGCGACGGCGGCTCTTCGGGGCGACCTCTTCGCGAGGAGCAGACTCCTCGTCGGCGACAGCGGACTTGCGGCGACGCTTAGGCTCCGGCTCCTCGACAATCGCGGGAGGAGCGACCTCGGGGGCAGCCTGGAACACGGGCGCCTGGAACAGCAACGACGCGGCGGGTGCCACGGGCGTGGTGGATTCGGTTGTCACGATTCTCCAATGGCGGGTGCGCGCCCCGTGCCTGGACGCACCCTTTTTCATCGCCCGCGTGGGGCGGAAACCTAGTGGAGCGCTGATGCGCAGCGGCCGGCGGCATATGAATACGTCATCGCTCGGCTCTCGTCGCGGGGGCACTCCCGCGACATCCATTCACGTCTATTGTCGCACAACAGAGCCTCGTACCGACGATGTGGTGATCAGGACAACGCAACACGGAGCGATATCTCACGGAAGAACCCGTAAAAATTATTCGGACGCGTATGTCACAAAACGGCCTCTGAACCAGCATTTCAACCAATCCAACCGACGATTTTGGGCTACATTAATGACAACCCGTGACATAGGTCCCATGGATCTCGGACACGGGATAGTCGACCCCAATCCCAACACGAGAAGGTCCCATCATGACCCTCGCGCAGACAGCGCTTGACGCGGTCACCGTCGGACGATGGCAGTTCGGTGTTACCACCGTCTACCACTTCGTCCTCGTGCCGCTGACGATCGGCCTGTCCCTGCTGGTTGCCATCATGCAGACCGCGTGGCACCGCACCGGCAAGGAATACTGGCTGCAAGCAACTCGCTTCTTTGGCAAGCTCCTCCTCATCAACTTCGCGCTCGGTGTCGCCACCGGTATCGTGCAGGAGTTCCAGTTCGGCATGAACTGGTCCGAATACTCCCGCTTCGTCGGCGACATCTTCGGCGCTCCCCTGGCCGTCGAGGCCCTCCTCGCCTTCTTCCTCGAGTCCACTTTCCTGGGCCTGTGGATCTTCGGCTGGGGCCGCCTCTCCAAGGGCATGCACCTGCTGACGATCTGGTGCGTCGCCCTGGGCACCATGTTCTCGGCGGCCTGGATTCTCGCGGCGAACGCGTGGATGCAGCACCCCGTGGGCGCCCGCTTCAACCCCGAGACCGGCCGCGCCGAGCTCGACGGCGTGAGCGGCTTCATGGAGCTCATCACCTCCGGCGTCTACCTGAGCGAATACGCACACGTCATCACCTCCGCCTGGCTGGTCGCCGGCTCCTTTGTTGCCGGCATCTCCATCTGGTGGATGGTGCGCACCGCCCGCGAGGGCTCCGACGAGGCCATGGCTCAGTCGCGTGACGTCTGGCGCCCGATCGCCCGCTTCGGCCTGACCGCCGTCCTCATCGGCGGCCTCGGCACCGCTGCCTCCGGCCACATCCAGGGCCAGGAGATGGTTGAGGTCCAGCCCATGAAGATGGCTGCCGCCGAAGGTATCTGTGTGGACACCGACGGCGCGGCATTCACGATCGCCCAGTTCGGCTCCTGCCCCCTCGGCGATAACGGCGCGCAGCCGACCCAGTTCATCAAGGTCCCCGGCGTCGCGTCCTTCATGTCGCACAACTCCTTCACCGCCACCTCCGAGGGCGTCGCCGACGTCCAGGAGCGCATGGTGGAGCTGCTCAACTCCGATGCGAACTTCACCGCCAAGTACGGTGACGCCTCGCAGTACG is a genomic window containing:
- a CDS encoding Rne/Rng family ribonuclease, translating into MKKGASRHGARTRHWRIVTTESTTPVAPAASLLFQAPVFQAAPEVAPPAIVEEPEPKRRRKSAVADEESAPREEVAPKSRRRSKKSADEADAVEAPEAPASESESEEASAEPKTRRRRRSKKADEASAPAQEDADKADAPAQDSDSSDEEETSGRRRRRRRARSSASSEEGGDPADQVQALKGSTRLEAKKMRRREGRREGRRRHSISESEFLARRESVERTMVIRDQDGLDQIAILEDGLLVEHYVARRTQSSMVGNIYLGRVQNVLPSMEAAFVDVGRGRNAVLYAGEVNWDAVGMEGKPRRIEAALKSGDPVLVQVTKDPIGHKGARLTSQITLAGRYLVLIPGGSMMGISRKLPDKERARLKKILKAVVPSGSGVIVRTAAEGATEEQIRDDVARLTRQWEDIEKKRTNTKSAPTLLRGEPELAVRVVRDIFNEDFSKLVIEGRDTYATVKEYVDELSPELSDRVEQWVGTEDVFRAHRIDEQLAKGMDRKVWLPSGGTLIIDRTEAMTVIDVNTGKFIGAGGTLEETVTRNNLEAAEEIVRQLRLRDIGGIVIIDFVDMVLESNRDLVLRRLVECLGRDRTRHQVTEITSLGLVQMTRKRVGEGLVEAFSSSCEACEGRGFIVHQHPVETSGAEQPSKGSKGSKKQQKKAEPRRIEDNADHERAKEALSAIAAASTRKEEESAAAEPAPTKKRRTRAVSTEVKEPEASSLEQVAAPEAPAEESASKPAAEKAEESATKRPRRRRRVAESAPLPELPVRIDLPEPVDHSDEPAAPTKDASEIQLPEHREKAPATRRRASRKAATASSEEPAEAPAPKKTRRRVTAQTAVPEVQTDETPATAPVSASVAEETSFQEAAAPRKTRRRRVAVSTGIVEPDAAPTPVVIDLPARAEVSVPAVPTKSTDDIALPEASDQPRVKRRRRAASTGIVDAG
- a CDS encoding cytochrome ubiquinol oxidase subunit I is translated as MTLAQTALDAVTVGRWQFGVTTVYHFVLVPLTIGLSLLVAIMQTAWHRTGKEYWLQATRFFGKLLLINFALGVATGIVQEFQFGMNWSEYSRFVGDIFGAPLAVEALLAFFLESTFLGLWIFGWGRLSKGMHLLTIWCVALGTMFSAAWILAANAWMQHPVGARFNPETGRAELDGVSGFMELITSGVYLSEYAHVITSAWLVAGSFVAGISIWWMVRTAREGSDEAMAQSRDVWRPIARFGLTAVLIGGLGTAASGHIQGQEMVEVQPMKMAAAEGICVDTDGAAFTIAQFGSCPLGDNGAQPTQFIKVPGVASFMSHNSFTATSEGVADVQERMVELLNSDANFTAKYGDASQYDFRPPQMVAFWSFRFMIGLGMLAFLLAAWGLWATRGGRTSSNKWLSVLALVNLPLPFAAASFGWIFTEMGRQPWVVVPNLQALSAGSDLGSVNMMTDMGISPNVPAGQMLTSLILFTLLYGVLGVMWYILMKRYAVEGIHSSKADKVEDDAPADLSFGY